One Armatimonadia bacterium genomic region harbors:
- a CDS encoding beta-galactosidase produces MTPADLPSGPGRPTRLPDPTFVFGSQYLRGMTPARSDWARDMATMHEAGFNTIRAWLVWGVIEPRQGEIDFDYLDEFLETALRNELRVGFLLHLYGCPEWAIREYPQYWYVDMRGLPFESSQRANTPSGGWPGLCPDHAEVQQLEASFIEGVAAHVADHPALAFWEPINEPHMWVDLAQNPPGPFCYCPATRAAFQDWLAKRYGSLDALEQAWGRRVSGWDDVRPPTWVFGYADWVDWRTFTAENIAALVDRRARLIRPHSSAPVIAHSWGGGCVTCPQLGAMAFDDWKNAAPVDKWGYSAFPSSPGQTMNVGLGTDATRNAAQGKEFWQSELGAGDYGSGLDRGGRIRPEVEAMFCWESIRHGAKGLLFWQFRKEAHGSEIGAFGLTDYAGNSTELLEAVSVVGRVLNSHGDLFPLAQTAPAPVALLFSYRTFMTDWANHRNCQLSVDSLSGYYRAFWDANLPVDVIHEEYVDADLLARYKVIILPNPAALAQEVRKPLMDYVRQGGTLLSDPYLCAFNHDLSLAREVPGDGFDEVFGCHEIDVTSARKQAVEIRSGECSSEVTGSHFREWFEPCEGAQVLGTYADGTAALVANRYGDGRAVISGLNLGLAYSTRQGVGDDFTRQGTGTVANQAGEIVLAIAGEAGVESTLLTPADIRASLLSTADGRHVLIAINTADAERSGEIKCLGASFSEAQDLIAGGTLKGAKGGALPLHFGPYESRVLLLR; encoded by the coding sequence ATGACCCCTGCAGACCTTCCCTCCGGGCCGGGCCGACCGACCCGACTGCCCGATCCCACTTTTGTCTTCGGCTCCCAGTACCTGCGCGGCATGACTCCCGCCCGCTCCGACTGGGCGCGGGACATGGCCACCATGCACGAGGCCGGCTTCAACACGATCCGCGCCTGGCTGGTCTGGGGAGTGATTGAGCCCCGGCAGGGCGAGATCGACTTCGACTACCTCGACGAGTTCCTGGAGACCGCCCTCCGCAACGAGTTGCGAGTGGGCTTCCTGCTCCACCTCTACGGCTGCCCCGAGTGGGCGATCCGCGAGTACCCGCAGTACTGGTATGTGGACATGCGCGGCCTGCCCTTCGAGTCCTCGCAGCGTGCCAACACGCCGTCCGGTGGCTGGCCAGGGCTCTGTCCCGACCATGCGGAAGTCCAGCAGCTCGAAGCCTCCTTCATCGAGGGCGTCGCAGCCCACGTGGCCGATCATCCCGCCCTGGCTTTCTGGGAGCCCATCAACGAACCCCACATGTGGGTCGACCTGGCCCAGAACCCTCCAGGGCCCTTCTGCTACTGCCCAGCCACTCGCGCTGCCTTCCAGGACTGGCTCGCGAAGCGCTACGGTTCGCTCGATGCCCTGGAGCAGGCCTGGGGACGCCGCGTGTCCGGCTGGGATGACGTGCGTCCACCCACCTGGGTCTTCGGTTACGCCGACTGGGTCGACTGGCGGACCTTCACCGCCGAGAACATCGCAGCGCTTGTCGATCGCCGTGCCCGGCTGATCCGCCCCCATTCCTCGGCTCCCGTGATCGCCCATTCCTGGGGCGGCGGCTGCGTGACTTGCCCGCAACTGGGCGCCATGGCCTTCGATGACTGGAAGAACGCAGCGCCCGTGGACAAGTGGGGCTACAGCGCCTTCCCTTCCTCCCCGGGACAGACCATGAACGTCGGTCTCGGGACCGACGCCACCCGCAATGCAGCACAGGGCAAGGAGTTCTGGCAGTCCGAGCTGGGCGCCGGAGACTATGGGAGCGGCCTGGATCGTGGTGGGCGGATTCGGCCCGAGGTCGAGGCCATGTTCTGCTGGGAGTCGATCCGCCACGGTGCTAAGGGCCTGCTGTTCTGGCAGTTCCGCAAGGAGGCGCACGGATCGGAGATCGGCGCCTTCGGCCTCACCGACTACGCCGGCAACTCGACCGAGCTCCTGGAGGCAGTATCTGTTGTCGGCCGGGTCCTCAACTCACACGGTGACCTGTTCCCGCTGGCTCAGACCGCGCCGGCACCCGTGGCTCTGCTCTTCAGCTACCGCACCTTCATGACCGACTGGGCCAACCATCGGAACTGCCAGCTCAGCGTCGACTCACTCAGCGGCTACTACCGGGCTTTCTGGGATGCCAACCTCCCTGTGGACGTGATCCATGAGGAGTACGTCGACGCGGACCTGCTGGCTCGGTACAAGGTGATCATCCTTCCGAACCCGGCGGCCCTGGCGCAGGAGGTAAGGAAGCCGCTTATGGACTACGTGCGACAGGGCGGAACCTTGCTGTCCGATCCGTATCTGTGCGCCTTCAACCACGACCTGTCTCTGGCTCGCGAGGTGCCTGGTGACGGTTTCGACGAGGTCTTCGGGTGCCACGAGATCGACGTGACCTCCGCTCGCAAGCAGGCCGTCGAGATCCGCAGTGGCGAGTGCTCCTCCGAGGTCACAGGCAGCCACTTCCGCGAGTGGTTCGAGCCCTGTGAGGGTGCACAGGTCCTCGGGACCTACGCCGATGGGACTGCGGCCCTGGTGGCGAACCGCTACGGTGACGGACGGGCAGTGATCTCGGGGCTCAACCTGGGTCTGGCCTACTCCACGCGGCAGGGCGTCGGGGACGATTTCACCCGTCAGGGCACGGGGACCGTTGCCAACCAGGCGGGTGAGATTGTACTGGCCATCGCCGGTGAGGCAGGGGTCGAGTCCACGCTGCTCACGCCGGCGGACATCCGTGCGAGCCTGCTTTCCACAGCGGATGGCCGCCACGTGCTGATCGCCATCAACACAGCAGATGCGGAGCGAAGCGGCGAGATCAAGTGCCTCGGGGCCAGCTTCAGTGAGGCCCAGGACCTGATCGCCGGAGGGACGCTGAAGGGTGCAAAGGGAGGCGCTCTGCCGCTGCACTTCGGCCCCTACGAGAGCCGGGTTCTGCTGCTGCGTTAG
- a CDS encoding NTP transferase domain-containing protein — protein MTDAVVLAGGTIPDREASFREAVGVPCKSLIPLCGRIMVSYLVDALKAAQGVDRVAVVGPESLQGHPDCHAADLILPESEGRSENLFLGVDAFPEADRVVMMTSDTPLVTAEMIDDALAAFGPEVDLGYVLVAADTVLTRFADRPAPPPDDRGRRMPNWVTLGLRDGRFTGTSFLVIKPAAAQKLRGFIKGVFDNRELGNVVRVLRPVFGLCFLLKVALVLKCPRASGLVGVADVENRLSRGLGLVCRSYVSPYAEMAFDVDHLTDVLLAEEVLRARELGV, from the coding sequence ATGACCGACGCCGTGGTTCTTGCCGGAGGGACGATCCCGGATCGAGAAGCGAGCTTCCGTGAGGCAGTGGGAGTTCCCTGCAAGAGCCTGATCCCGCTCTGCGGCCGCATAATGGTCAGCTACCTGGTGGACGCTCTCAAGGCGGCACAGGGAGTTGATCGGGTAGCGGTCGTCGGACCGGAGAGCCTGCAGGGCCATCCTGACTGCCATGCCGCCGACCTGATTCTGCCGGAGTCAGAGGGACGTAGCGAGAACCTGTTCCTGGGGGTCGACGCCTTCCCGGAGGCTGACCGGGTGGTGATGATGACCTCCGACACGCCGCTGGTGACGGCCGAGATGATCGACGATGCGCTGGCCGCCTTTGGCCCCGAGGTCGATCTCGGCTATGTGCTGGTGGCGGCTGACACCGTGTTGACCCGGTTCGCCGACCGTCCTGCGCCGCCGCCTGACGACCGGGGACGGCGGATGCCCAACTGGGTGACCCTGGGCCTGCGCGACGGACGGTTCACGGGGACCTCCTTCCTGGTCATCAAGCCGGCCGCGGCCCAGAAGCTGCGGGGCTTCATCAAGGGCGTCTTCGACAACCGAGAACTGGGCAATGTGGTACGGGTGCTTCGCCCGGTCTTCGGTCTGTGCTTCCTGCTCAAGGTCGCGCTCGTGCTCAAGTGCCCGCGGGCGAGTGGGCTGGTTGGAGTAGCCGATGTCGAGAACCGGCTGAGCAGGGGACTTGGCCTTGTGTGTCGCAGTTACGTCAGTCCCTACGCCGAGATGGCCTTCGACGTGGACCATCTCACTGACGTACTCCTTGCTGAGGAGGTCCTGAGAGCCCGGGAGTTGGGCGTCTGA
- a CDS encoding YifB family Mg chelatase-like AAA ATPase → MLARVHSSAILGIEAYPVEVEVDITRGMRKFDIVGLPDPAVRESRERVQAAINNSGFEFPTDQIVVNLAPADVKKAGPAFDLPIAFGILVASGQVSADDLDKVVMIGELSLDGLLRPVSGALPVSLGARKWGSHCLVVPPDNGKEAAVVEDFEVYTADNLYDCVSLVEQGFMADPVEVTPEELEPATAPYAMDFADVRGQEHVKRALEIAAAGGHNVLMIGPPGSGKTMLARRVPSILPPMALPEALEVTKLYSIAGLLPKKTALLHERPYRHPHHTVSTAGLVGGGSIPQPGEISLAHNGVLFLDELPEFTSAALEVLRQPLEDGEVTIARAQMALTFPANFQLVAAMNPCPCGFFGDPMKPCTCAPSAVGKYQKRLSGPLLDRIDIHMEVPRLTPDELMVRQPGEPSAAIQKRVVEARRRQCERLAGTPFRHNADMSSKAVEDFCPLPEDCRSLLRAAIDQFGLSARAHDRIIKLARTIADLEGAEGIQVPHLAEAVQYRSLDRKLWG, encoded by the coding sequence ATGCTTGCCAGAGTTCACTCCTCTGCCATACTCGGTATTGAGGCGTATCCTGTCGAAGTGGAAGTTGACATCACGCGTGGAATGCGCAAGTTCGACATTGTCGGTCTGCCCGACCCGGCAGTCCGTGAGAGTCGCGAGCGGGTGCAGGCGGCGATCAACAACTCGGGGTTCGAGTTCCCGACCGATCAGATCGTGGTGAACCTCGCCCCGGCCGACGTGAAGAAGGCCGGACCAGCCTTCGACCTTCCCATCGCCTTTGGTATCCTGGTGGCCAGTGGACAGGTGAGCGCCGACGACCTCGACAAGGTCGTCATGATCGGCGAGCTGTCTCTGGACGGGCTCCTGCGTCCCGTGAGTGGTGCGCTTCCAGTGTCTCTCGGGGCGCGCAAATGGGGGAGCCACTGCCTGGTGGTCCCGCCCGACAATGGCAAAGAGGCCGCTGTTGTCGAGGACTTCGAGGTCTACACGGCCGACAACCTGTACGATTGCGTGTCCTTGGTGGAGCAGGGCTTCATGGCTGACCCGGTGGAGGTGACGCCGGAGGAACTGGAGCCTGCCACGGCGCCCTATGCGATGGACTTCGCCGACGTGCGCGGTCAGGAGCACGTGAAGCGGGCCCTGGAGATTGCAGCCGCCGGTGGCCACAATGTGCTGATGATTGGGCCCCCGGGATCGGGCAAGACGATGCTGGCCCGACGGGTTCCCAGCATTCTGCCGCCGATGGCCCTGCCGGAAGCGCTCGAAGTGACCAAGCTGTACTCGATCGCCGGACTGCTGCCCAAGAAGACGGCGCTGCTGCACGAGCGACCGTACCGGCACCCGCACCATACCGTGAGCACCGCCGGTCTGGTTGGTGGCGGGTCGATTCCGCAGCCTGGTGAGATCAGTCTGGCACACAACGGTGTGCTCTTTCTCGATGAGCTGCCGGAGTTTACCTCGGCGGCGCTGGAGGTCTTGCGGCAGCCGCTGGAGGATGGGGAAGTGACCATCGCGAGGGCCCAGATGGCTCTGACCTTCCCGGCGAACTTCCAGCTTGTCGCGGCCATGAACCCCTGCCCGTGCGGGTTCTTCGGCGACCCGATGAAGCCCTGCACTTGTGCGCCGTCGGCTGTCGGGAAGTACCAGAAGCGGCTCAGCGGACCGCTCCTCGACCGCATCGACATCCATATGGAGGTACCCCGGCTGACGCCCGACGAGCTGATGGTCCGGCAGCCGGGAGAGCCTTCGGCGGCCATCCAGAAGCGAGTGGTCGAGGCACGCCGGCGGCAGTGCGAACGGCTGGCCGGAACGCCCTTCCGACACAACGCCGACATGTCCAGCAAGGCGGTGGAAGACTTCTGCCCGCTACCGGAGGACTGCAGGTCGCTGCTGCGCGCAGCCATCGACCAGTTCGGGCTCTCGGCCCGGGCCCATGACCGGATCATCAAGCTTGCACGAACCATTGCCGACCTGGAAGGCGCCGAGGGAATTCAGGTGCCACACTTGGCCGAGGCCGTCCAGTACCGGAGCCTCGACCGCAAGCTGTGGGGCTAG
- a CDS encoding DMT family protein encodes MSRFAPVILLVFSNLFMTYAWYGHLRDFKSKPMLAVILLSWGVAFLEYCLQVPANRIGFRYFSLCQLKVLQEVITMCVFAGFSVVYMKQTLRTDFLWAGLCLIAAAYFMFRHTGSTG; translated from the coding sequence ATTTCCCGTTTTGCCCCCGTGATTCTGTTGGTGTTCTCCAACCTCTTCATGACCTACGCCTGGTACGGCCACCTGCGTGACTTCAAGAGCAAGCCGATGCTGGCCGTCATCCTCCTGAGCTGGGGCGTCGCCTTCCTGGAGTACTGCCTCCAGGTGCCGGCGAACCGGATCGGCTTCCGCTACTTCTCGCTGTGCCAGCTCAAGGTGCTGCAGGAAGTCATCACCATGTGTGTCTTCGCCGGCTTCTCAGTGGTCTACATGAAGCAGACGCTACGCACTGACTTCCTCTGGGCCGGGCTGTGCCTGATCGCCGCGGCGTACTTCATGTTCCGCCATACCGGCAGCACGGGGTAG
- a CDS encoding sulfatase-like hydrolase/transferase — protein sequence MPEKRPNILIFMTDQQNGATVLPEHPCKTPHLDRFAQESVTFTQLHCPTAHCCPSRASLMTGLYPSKHGVFNNVETTTAIHGGLNPGLTLWGEELRDAGYKMAYSGKWHVSREEGPEDRGWESLNGPFPKGKPDARLQPQMWQGARQQLAAPEARQRGCVLRPGWGNVRLYGEMAPKGDDRYAGHGDTRIVARGLEALKGLAGGEDPWCLYLGVNGPHDCYVIPEYFARMYDPAQVELPPSFRDDLLDKPRIYQRMRYQHWAQLSDDEIREAIAHYWGYCTMEDMLFGEVLQSLEATGQADNTVVLYMSDHGDYCGAHGLWAKGVPAFSEAYHVPLMVRWPGRIAEPGSRVDEFISMTDFRPTFLELAGAQARSEHSGQSFVPFLRGERPADWRDAWFTQFNGVELYYSQRTVTTKNWRYVYNGFDFDEMYDLQQDPEMMRNLVFPDLGARPASTHTQGLVGPEGVPWPPLSPELEAARRDLLTRLWGFAREQEDIIFNPYLTVAQAPLGPGLVM from the coding sequence ATGCCCGAGAAACGCCCGAACATCCTGATCTTCATGACTGACCAGCAGAACGGGGCGACGGTGCTCCCGGAGCACCCCTGCAAGACCCCGCATCTGGATCGTTTTGCGCAGGAGAGCGTGACCTTCACGCAACTGCACTGCCCGACGGCTCACTGCTGTCCGTCGCGGGCAAGCCTGATGACGGGGCTCTATCCCAGCAAGCACGGTGTGTTCAACAACGTCGAGACCACGACGGCCATCCACGGGGGACTGAACCCGGGGCTGACGCTGTGGGGTGAGGAGTTGCGCGACGCGGGTTACAAGATGGCCTACTCGGGGAAGTGGCATGTGTCGCGCGAGGAGGGCCCTGAAGACCGTGGCTGGGAGAGCCTGAACGGGCCCTTCCCCAAGGGCAAACCGGACGCGCGTCTGCAGCCCCAGATGTGGCAGGGCGCCAGGCAACAGCTTGCAGCTCCGGAAGCACGTCAGCGGGGCTGTGTGCTGCGGCCCGGCTGGGGAAACGTGCGGCTGTATGGTGAGATGGCGCCGAAGGGTGATGACCGCTATGCCGGTCACGGGGATACCCGCATTGTCGCACGCGGTCTGGAGGCGCTGAAGGGCTTGGCCGGCGGCGAAGATCCCTGGTGCCTGTACCTGGGTGTGAACGGCCCCCATGACTGCTACGTGATCCCCGAGTACTTCGCGAGGATGTACGATCCGGCGCAGGTTGAGCTCCCGCCGAGTTTCCGCGACGACCTCCTGGATAAGCCGCGCATCTACCAGCGGATGCGGTACCAGCACTGGGCCCAGCTAAGTGACGACGAGATTCGCGAGGCCATCGCCCACTACTGGGGCTACTGCACGATGGAGGACATGCTCTTCGGCGAGGTCCTGCAGTCCCTGGAGGCCACGGGGCAGGCGGACAACACGGTCGTCCTGTATATGTCCGACCACGGAGACTACTGTGGCGCTCACGGGCTGTGGGCGAAGGGCGTCCCTGCCTTCTCAGAGGCCTACCATGTGCCGCTGATGGTGCGCTGGCCAGGGCGAATAGCGGAGCCGGGAAGTCGGGTCGACGAGTTTATCTCGATGACCGACTTCCGGCCGACCTTCCTCGAACTGGCGGGAGCCCAGGCACGGTCCGAGCACTCCGGCCAGAGCTTCGTACCCTTCCTGCGTGGGGAGCGACCGGCAGACTGGCGCGATGCCTGGTTCACCCAGTTCAACGGGGTGGAGCTGTACTACTCGCAGCGGACCGTGACCACCAAGAACTGGCGCTACGTGTACAATGGCTTCGACTTCGATGAGATGTATGACCTGCAGCAGGATCCGGAGATGATGCGCAACCTGGTCTTCCCGGACCTCGGCGCCAGACCCGCTTCAACGCACACTCAGGGCCTTGTGGGGCCGGAGGGAGTGCCCTGGCCGCCGCTCTCGCCCGAGTTGGAGGCAGCGCGACGAGACCTGCTGACCCGCCTGTGGGGCTTCGCCCGCGAGCAGGAGGACATCATCTTCAATCCGTACCTTACGGTGGCTCAGGCGCCGCTCGGCCCGGGGCTTGTGATGTAG
- a CDS encoding PLD nuclease N-terminal domain-containing protein, with protein MEFVGVGIMLFVWLFVGLIGLAVTVFWILALVDCLTRRFEDPMNRVVWVLVIVFLHGLGAVIYWFVGRPQGTR; from the coding sequence ATGGAATTCGTCGGTGTGGGGATCATGCTGTTCGTGTGGCTGTTCGTCGGTCTGATCGGACTTGCGGTTACCGTCTTCTGGATACTGGCGCTGGTCGATTGCCTCACGCGGCGTTTCGAGGACCCGATGAACCGTGTGGTGTGGGTACTCGTGATCGTGTTCCTGCACGGCCTGGGGGCGGTCATCTACTGGTTCGTCGGCCGACCCCAGGGCACTCGGTGA
- a CDS encoding cellulase family glycosylhydrolase, with protein sequence MKMPAQTVLPRWRGFNLLEMFTSKSTGEWEEDDFRWIADWGFDFVRLPMCYLLWIEGDDVYKLSEAGLARVDRAVELGQKYHLHVNLNFHRGPGYSVNREREEPFNLWKDEEALQAFCFHWEHFAQRYKGIGSDKLSFNLVNEPASPSDRMSREDHERVMRATVARIRAIDAERLVLLDGLSWGNDPCPELADLGVAQSCRAYVPMQISHYRASWVNSEGWAEPTWPLQLPGGEVWDRHRLEHHYGRWAELAQKGVGVHCGEGGAYSYTPHEVYLGWLREVMEVLQGYGIGYALWNFRGSFGILDSKREDVAYEDWHGHTLDRKALDLLRQF encoded by the coding sequence ATGAAGATGCCTGCACAGACGGTCCTGCCGCGATGGCGCGGCTTCAATCTTCTGGAGATGTTCACCTCGAAGAGCACCGGCGAGTGGGAGGAAGACGACTTCCGCTGGATTGCCGACTGGGGCTTCGACTTCGTGCGGCTGCCGATGTGCTACCTGCTGTGGATCGAGGGCGACGACGTCTACAAGCTCAGCGAGGCCGGGCTGGCGAGGGTCGACCGGGCCGTCGAGCTTGGGCAAAAGTACCACCTCCATGTGAACCTCAACTTCCACCGTGGGCCTGGCTACTCAGTGAACCGCGAGCGCGAAGAGCCCTTCAACCTGTGGAAGGACGAGGAGGCCCTGCAGGCTTTCTGCTTCCACTGGGAGCACTTCGCGCAACGCTACAAGGGGATCGGCTCAGACAAGCTCAGCTTCAACCTGGTCAACGAGCCGGCCTCCCCCTCCGACAGGATGTCGCGCGAGGACCACGAGCGGGTGATGCGGGCTACTGTCGCGAGGATCCGGGCGATTGACGCCGAGCGACTGGTCCTTCTCGATGGCCTGTCCTGGGGCAACGATCCGTGCCCTGAGCTGGCCGACCTGGGTGTCGCGCAGAGCTGCCGGGCCTATGTGCCCATGCAGATCAGCCACTACCGGGCGAGTTGGGTGAACAGCGAGGGGTGGGCAGAGCCGACCTGGCCGCTGCAGTTGCCCGGTGGTGAGGTGTGGGACCGTCACCGCCTTGAGCACCACTACGGACGCTGGGCCGAGCTTGCGCAGAAGGGCGTCGGTGTGCACTGCGGCGAGGGAGGCGCGTACAGCTACACGCCGCACGAGGTGTACCTGGGCTGGCTGCGCGAAGTGATGGAAGTGCTCCAGGGCTACGGCATCGGCTATGCGCTGTGGAACTTCCGTGGTTCCTTCGGGATACTTGATTCGAAGCGTGAAGACGTGGCCTATGAGGACTGGCACGGTCATACCCTCGACCGCAAGGCACTGGACCTCTTGCGGCAGTTCTGA